The Pseudoalteromonas spongiae UST010723-006 genome window below encodes:
- a CDS encoding LodA/GoxA family CTQ-dependent oxidase — protein sequence MSYFRVHPSINFARVGNSEEYYIAPETAAGTIVDKRTGLFGGLPIKPGTNNTPIDEHDFRDSHGNVKRQAARFRIFAYDDEQTTYPSNDGGREINIGDNIGGKVIKDIIWQVHTANKKNNNFTITSIVDGEPQEEGVIAYQNENTPPVRNPKFGDDLNTVMRRQQLVVDPGPRALSVTSNSNTCLSFDKKTPDSFIEEGKIATAASCYPKSFPDDFFYMFNPLGEISSLGEMRIEENTARLIVTGGFGKASGILGNKSDKDKKCCIPKLNGAIDNDDWFDDTSDGPVTATIVFDDGSFEEAVHGWFVCTDPSYAPQTRNVVSTWDDVYDTWIQHLALAPNIFDNGFNHDHLASFDGDVQPVFHGAFLQQWNTALPEKGIQGHKRMKEIKPSDTPSEKIPSFTSLLRKPSAPGTKDEPNNEDGTRKKMPLALGDAMKSFLSVTETQYFLLMQWYNNKFNATAPSLGEGEQLDKVVLENCLGGRYSPGIDLTFIVRDTHLYKTDWHGKTGPFRINMATLDYSKATQNEPFLQVGYIPLRDSKVEPGDLSKFMSQPWHTDYNSCATHTPDPNPTMPNPNGEGEAIADNTLYWSWPAQRPVTVYPKFLFKYDANTGQGKGVSLYSVRGDEGHGTKTFYPQQQGRFQCYFDFVENWHKVGFVIQGLQINDDSTKQNYGPDYFLEVASQFESKGDGVEVWPQASEPGYKAPDSCGPTQCDK from the coding sequence ATGAGTTATTTCAGAGTTCACCCAAGTATCAACTTTGCACGTGTTGGCAATAGTGAAGAGTATTACATCGCCCCTGAAACCGCAGCAGGTACCATTGTTGATAAGCGCACCGGCTTATTTGGCGGTTTGCCAATAAAACCGGGTACAAACAATACACCGATAGACGAACACGATTTTCGTGATAGTCATGGCAATGTAAAACGCCAAGCAGCGCGCTTTCGCATTTTTGCTTATGACGACGAACAAACAACTTACCCATCAAATGACGGTGGCCGTGAAATAAATATTGGCGATAATATCGGCGGTAAAGTGATTAAAGATATTATTTGGCAGGTTCATACCGCAAATAAAAAGAACAACAACTTTACAATCACTTCCATTGTTGACGGCGAGCCTCAAGAAGAAGGGGTTATTGCCTATCAAAATGAAAACACGCCTCCGGTGCGAAACCCGAAGTTTGGCGATGACCTTAATACAGTCATGCGCCGCCAACAATTAGTGGTTGATCCGGGCCCGCGCGCTCTTTCGGTTACAAGTAATTCAAACACCTGCTTAAGCTTCGATAAAAAAACACCAGATAGCTTTATTGAAGAAGGCAAAATAGCAACCGCAGCGTCCTGCTATCCAAAAAGCTTTCCCGATGATTTTTTCTATATGTTTAATCCACTTGGTGAAATTTCGTCGCTTGGTGAAATGCGTATTGAAGAAAATACAGCAAGACTTATTGTCACTGGTGGCTTTGGTAAAGCCAGTGGCATACTTGGTAATAAAAGTGATAAAGACAAAAAGTGTTGCATTCCAAAACTAAACGGTGCGATTGATAATGATGATTGGTTTGACGATACATCTGATGGCCCAGTAACCGCCACCATTGTTTTTGATGATGGCTCGTTTGAAGAGGCTGTACACGGTTGGTTTGTATGTACAGATCCAAGTTACGCACCACAAACCCGCAATGTTGTATCGACCTGGGATGACGTTTACGATACATGGATACAACATTTAGCTCTAGCGCCAAATATATTTGACAATGGCTTTAATCATGACCATTTAGCCTCGTTCGATGGTGATGTTCAGCCAGTATTTCACGGTGCTTTCTTGCAACAATGGAATACCGCATTACCTGAAAAAGGCATTCAGGGCCATAAGCGCATGAAAGAAATAAAACCAAGCGACACCCCCAGTGAAAAAATCCCGTCATTTACCAGTTTGCTAAGAAAGCCATCAGCCCCGGGCACCAAAGACGAGCCAAACAATGAAGACGGTACGCGTAAAAAAATGCCACTGGCGCTTGGCGATGCAATGAAAAGCTTTTTATCAGTTACTGAGACCCAATATTTTTTATTGATGCAATGGTACAACAATAAGTTTAATGCAACTGCACCGAGCCTAGGCGAGGGGGAGCAACTCGATAAAGTAGTGTTAGAAAACTGTTTAGGCGGGCGTTATTCACCGGGCATTGATTTAACCTTTATTGTGCGTGATACCCATTTATATAAAACCGATTGGCACGGTAAAACAGGGCCATTTCGCATTAATATGGCAACGCTGGATTACAGTAAAGCAACTCAAAATGAGCCTTTTTTGCAGGTCGGATATATTCCACTGCGAGACAGTAAAGTAGAACCAGGCGATTTAAGTAAATTTATGTCGCAACCTTGGCATACTGACTACAACAGTTGTGCAACACACACGCCTGACCCAAATCCAACGATGCCAAACCCCAATGGGGAAGGCGAAGCAATCGCTGATAACACTTTGTACTGGTCTTGGCCCGCGCAGCGTCCGGTGACTGTCTACCCTAAGTTCTTATTTAAGTACGATGCAAATACCGGGCAGGGTAAAGGCGTATCACTTTATAGTGTGCGCGGCGATGAGGGTCATGGTACAAAAACATTCTACCCACAGCAGCAAGGTCGCTTTCAATGCTACTTCGACTTTGTTGAAAACTGGCATAAAGTTGGATTTGTTATTCAAGGTCTGCAGATCAATGATGACAGCACCAAGCAAAATTATGGACCCGATTATTTTCTTGAAGTTGCCAGCCAATTCGAAAGCAAAGGCGATGGTGTTGAAGTATGGCCGCAAGCATCAGAACCAGGTTATAAAGCACCCGATAGCTGTGGTCCAACCCAGTGTGATAAGTAA
- a CDS encoding substrate-binding periplasmic protein — MLKKLLTASLITLSFSASAGAIRFGYNQQYSAPHVINNGKGTSVSGIVIDVSNAISQEAGFMAKQLPLPRKRIEQYLIDGKIDAQCHANPIWYNAPSIIWSEVLYSDADIIVSDQAIASLQALSSHKQFKLGTVLGYKYPNLTEYFEAGNLKRFNSTSSKDSLTRFTKGELDGFVASYSEANYLTRLRRFNVLEVNSYDLHCSFSPKLNAEKRQRLIDAAHKLRDNGEFKRVFAKYIKPE, encoded by the coding sequence GTGTTAAAAAAATTACTTACAGCGAGCTTAATAACACTTTCCTTTTCGGCTTCAGCAGGGGCTATTCGCTTTGGCTATAATCAGCAATATTCAGCGCCACATGTGATTAATAATGGAAAGGGTACAAGCGTATCGGGCATTGTGATTGATGTAAGTAATGCGATTTCGCAAGAGGCTGGGTTTATGGCTAAGCAGCTTCCTTTGCCGCGTAAGCGTATTGAACAGTACCTTATTGATGGCAAAATCGATGCACAATGTCATGCTAACCCTATTTGGTACAACGCGCCCTCTATTATATGGAGTGAGGTGCTTTATTCTGATGCTGACATTATTGTGAGTGATCAGGCTATCGCCTCGCTGCAAGCGCTAAGTTCACACAAGCAGTTCAAACTAGGTACTGTGCTTGGCTATAAGTACCCTAATCTTACCGAGTATTTTGAGGCGGGTAATCTTAAACGTTTTAATAGCACCTCATCTAAAGACAGCTTAACGCGCTTTACTAAAGGCGAATTAGATGGTTTTGTTGCATCCTATAGCGAAGCGAATTACTTAACCCGACTAAGGCGTTTTAATGTATTAGAAGTGAACTCGTATGACTTACATTGCTCGTTTTCACCTAAGCTCAATGCAGAAAAACGTCAGCGTTTAATTGATGCGGCGCATAAACTGCGTGATAACGGTGAATTTAAGCGGGTATTTGCTAAATATATTAAGCCTGAATAG
- a CDS encoding histone deacetylase — protein sequence MINPNLPLVYHPNYSFSFDEKHRFVMSKFARLYQYLDSKGYINQRNLYQPPVGDFKPMELVHCESYVHDLFHNQLDSKAMRRIGLPWSEQLMARTFTAPLGTHLAAELALEHGIACHLAGGTHHAHYDFGSGYCMVNDLAYTATRLINEGKARNVLIFDCDVHQGDGTAAMLAHNPYVFTCSIHCEKNFPFRKQHSDLDIGLEIGLTDPDYLNIVSTTFNDLIEQLNPSLVLYDAGVDIWQQDTLGKLDISWQGIAARDYAVLEICQRKGVPVATVIGGGYDKDHQRLAERHALVVEQAARF from the coding sequence AGTTTTGATGAAAAACACCGCTTTGTAATGAGTAAATTTGCACGTCTTTATCAATATTTAGATAGCAAAGGGTATATCAATCAGCGCAACTTATATCAGCCGCCGGTGGGGGATTTTAAACCGATGGAATTAGTGCATTGTGAAAGTTACGTACACGACCTTTTTCATAATCAACTTGATAGCAAGGCGATGCGACGCATAGGTTTGCCATGGTCAGAACAATTAATGGCACGCACCTTTACCGCACCGTTAGGTACGCATTTGGCGGCTGAACTTGCGCTTGAACACGGTATCGCCTGTCATTTAGCTGGGGGCACGCATCATGCGCATTATGATTTTGGTTCAGGCTATTGCATGGTAAATGATTTGGCCTACACAGCAACACGGCTAATTAATGAAGGTAAAGCGCGAAATGTACTCATCTTTGATTGTGATGTGCATCAAGGCGATGGTACTGCGGCGATGCTTGCCCATAACCCTTATGTGTTTACCTGTTCAATCCACTGTGAAAAGAACTTTCCTTTTCGAAAGCAACACAGCGACTTAGATATTGGCTTAGAGATAGGGTTAACTGATCCTGATTATTTAAATATCGTATCAACTACTTTTAATGACTTAATTGAGCAGCTAAATCCCTCGCTTGTTCTTTACGATGCTGGTGTAGATATTTGGCAACAAGATACCTTAGGCAAGCTTGATATTAGTTGGCAAGGTATCGCGGCCCGTGATTATGCTGTGCTTGAGATTTGCCAGCGTAAAGGCGTACCAGTAGCCACTGTGATTGGTGGTGGGTACGATAAAGATCATCAGCGATTAGCAGAGCGTCACGCATTAGTGGTTGAGCAAGCAGCTCGCTTCTAA
- a CDS encoding TIGR02450 family Trp-rich protein, giving the protein MQHALSPNKLLHSKWTAVSPQNKEKHFMVTSVEFNEENNVVECIIEAILTKREQSINWRSLKDPKVWKMGWQ; this is encoded by the coding sequence ATGCAACACGCCCTTTCCCCTAATAAACTCTTACACAGTAAATGGACGGCAGTGTCACCGCAAAATAAAGAAAAGCATTTTATGGTAACCAGTGTTGAATTTAATGAAGAAAATAACGTGGTTGAATGTATTATTGAAGCGATTTTAACCAAGCGCGAACAAAGCATAAACTGGCGTAGCTTAAAAGATCCCAAAGTGTGGAAAATGGGTTGGCAATAG
- a CDS encoding exonuclease domain-containing protein produces MIDKSNVATQNISYANVCRSDAMKELPEKYYLTHFIEFAEFIKSTSSHLLGDDETAFFTEFATLPEDAQCILVRIVNRKSPFVRKDTLVYSEVADSGAAINLLRKVGFVSRINKHCFHDFISQLNKQDLIDLSISLTIDKPAKSANKNKWLNFVSNALSNALSYDQVKKSPVLTSHIYFAKQDTFHYLLFLYFGHLSGRLNQFSMRDLGVMQTQSVQQQQANFSDKDEAKSAFYYANQFKAIKEANKSDIPLLQTLAEQLIASDKPIGFLATQKYHHSLYKLAVVLIEHEPTLGETLLSQSQHPAAQEKYIRLLYKSDRKAQCETLLLAILDDPDSETLLLFAEDFYAQKFNQKRTSVLTDMLKKSGEPIGIDEAYLGQVETGVKDRYIKQHRLCYFTENKLWRALFALTFWHELFQHPASQRANEFSYYPKVLKQDNFYDLLHTEIDHKLSDFTNNQKFCDYISATIDQYSGEPNGLFYWHDELKDVLTTFIQYAPFESIKHHLLAMSKTFKALCDGYPDLMYIEQGEVFFEEIKAPGDSLRRTQLVSIKQLINAGFNVSIQRTEWRFNSEQNYVVVDIETTGGKKDTHRITEIGLVRVEQGKITDSWQTLVNPERHIPKMITELTGISNEMVKDAPKFEQIAEKLDTFSRNAIFVAHNVNFDYGFIRQEFARLNKKYTRAKICTVQQARKYLPGFKSYSLGKLCCDLNIELKNHHRALDDAKAAAEILLRINHVRADQ; encoded by the coding sequence ATGATTGATAAGTCGAACGTAGCAACGCAAAATATTAGCTATGCCAATGTTTGTCGCAGCGATGCAATGAAAGAACTGCCAGAAAAATATTATTTAACGCACTTTATCGAATTTGCTGAATTTATAAAATCCACGTCTTCTCACTTGTTAGGCGATGACGAGACAGCGTTTTTTACCGAGTTTGCAACACTACCAGAAGATGCCCAATGTATTTTGGTACGGATTGTAAACCGCAAATCCCCTTTTGTGCGAAAAGACACCCTAGTCTACAGTGAAGTGGCTGACTCTGGCGCGGCAATTAACCTTTTAAGAAAAGTTGGTTTTGTATCTCGCATAAATAAACACTGTTTTCACGACTTTATAAGCCAGCTTAATAAGCAAGACTTAATCGACTTAAGCATCTCATTAACGATTGATAAGCCAGCAAAAAGCGCAAACAAAAACAAATGGCTTAATTTTGTGAGCAACGCGCTGTCTAACGCTTTAAGTTACGACCAAGTTAAAAAAAGCCCCGTACTAACAAGCCATATTTACTTTGCCAAGCAGGACACGTTTCACTATTTATTGTTTTTATATTTTGGCCATTTATCAGGTCGCCTCAACCAATTTTCTATGCGCGATTTAGGTGTAATGCAAACCCAAAGCGTGCAACAGCAACAAGCTAACTTCAGCGATAAAGATGAAGCCAAAAGTGCGTTTTATTACGCAAACCAATTTAAAGCGATAAAGGAAGCCAATAAGAGCGACATCCCATTATTACAAACGCTTGCAGAGCAACTTATCGCTTCCGACAAACCAATCGGCTTTTTAGCTACGCAAAAGTACCACCACAGTTTGTATAAGCTGGCGGTTGTTTTAATCGAACACGAGCCAACTCTCGGTGAAACATTGCTTAGCCAATCACAACACCCTGCAGCACAAGAAAAATACATTCGCTTACTCTACAAAAGCGACAGAAAAGCACAGTGTGAGACTTTGCTGCTGGCTATTTTAGACGACCCCGACAGTGAAACCTTATTGCTCTTTGCCGAGGATTTTTATGCGCAAAAGTTTAACCAAAAGCGCACCAGTGTATTGACTGATATGCTCAAAAAATCAGGCGAGCCAATTGGTATTGACGAAGCGTACTTAGGTCAGGTCGAAACAGGTGTAAAGGACCGTTACATCAAACAGCATCGCCTGTGCTACTTTACCGAAAACAAGCTTTGGCGCGCGTTATTTGCATTAACTTTTTGGCATGAGCTATTTCAACACCCAGCATCACAGCGTGCCAATGAATTTTCGTATTATCCAAAAGTACTTAAGCAAGATAATTTTTACGACTTGTTGCACACAGAAATTGATCACAAATTGTCGGATTTTACCAACAATCAGAAATTCTGTGATTATATTAGTGCCACCATTGATCAATATTCAGGTGAACCGAATGGCCTGTTCTACTGGCATGACGAACTAAAAGATGTGTTAACCACCTTTATTCAATATGCGCCATTTGAGTCAATAAAGCATCATTTATTGGCAATGAGTAAAACCTTTAAAGCGCTTTGCGATGGCTACCCTGATTTAATGTATATTGAACAAGGTGAAGTGTTTTTTGAGGAAATAAAAGCGCCGGGCGATAGCCTAAGGCGTACTCAACTGGTCAGTATCAAACAATTAATAAACGCAGGTTTTAACGTATCAATTCAGCGCACCGAATGGCGTTTTAATAGTGAGCAAAATTACGTTGTCGTGGATATTGAAACCACTGGCGGAAAAAAAGATACTCATCGCATCACTGAAATTGGTTTGGTAAGAGTTGAACAAGGAAAAATTACCGACAGCTGGCAAACACTGGTAAATCCAGAACGTCATATCCCAAAAATGATTACCGAGCTTACAGGGATCAGTAATGAAATGGTTAAAGACGCCCCCAAGTTTGAACAAATTGCCGAAAAGTTAGATACATTTAGCCGTAATGCTATATTTGTCGCGCACAATGTTAATTTTGACTATGGCTTTATTCGACAAGAGTTTGCCCGACTCAATAAAAAATACACGCGCGCTAAAATTTGTACTGTACAGCAAGCACGTAAATATTTACCCGGTTTTAAATCTTACTCATTAGGTAAACTCTGCTGCGATCTTAATATTGAGCTAAAAAACCACCACCGAGCGCTCGATGACGCTAAAGCTGCAGCCGAAATTTTATTGCGCATAAATCACGTAAGAGCAGACCAATAA
- a CDS encoding NAD(P)/FAD-dependent oxidoreductase yields MAQPIIQIGIIGGGPAGSATALALAKELTLSNKRVKIILICAPQATAPSIGETIPPAASFYLRELDAEHILTSNKHLVCPGSKSRWADEVTGYNDFFISPVGKGFHLDRKHFDADLIALCKTRGITVFENTKVSTIDSSKKGYVLHCDNHTISIACDFLIDATGQHQVAAKSLNISNNVFDSVISACAFFELEHTSASTTHTLVASDPNGWWYGAILPNNRAIISLCTDATELKTQKLTCYENWLNCLKANNWFFQQCTTFLQDKTKTPVKLYAKAAPSAILSNVIGHNWLAVGDAASSYDSISSAGITKSLKHAGVAAKAVKKWLEAPQKDSLEDYQSLVFNDFNAFISLHQQQYQQGANKYPNAKFWQRRLVPN; encoded by the coding sequence ATGGCTCAGCCAATAATACAAATAGGCATAATCGGTGGCGGACCTGCGGGTTCTGCCACCGCACTTGCCCTTGCAAAAGAACTCACCTTAAGTAACAAACGCGTAAAAATAATACTTATTTGCGCGCCACAAGCTACTGCACCAAGTATCGGCGAAACAATCCCTCCCGCCGCGAGTTTCTATCTAAGAGAACTCGATGCTGAGCACATTCTAACTAGCAATAAACATTTAGTTTGCCCCGGTAGTAAATCTAGGTGGGCAGATGAAGTAACCGGTTATAATGACTTTTTTATTTCGCCAGTCGGAAAGGGCTTTCATCTTGATCGCAAACATTTCGACGCTGATCTTATTGCACTATGTAAAACTAGGGGGATAACAGTTTTCGAAAACACGAAAGTATCGACAATAGATTCGTCAAAAAAAGGTTACGTATTACACTGTGATAATCACACCATCAGCATAGCATGCGATTTTTTAATTGATGCAACCGGGCAGCACCAAGTTGCAGCAAAGAGCCTAAATATTAGCAATAACGTGTTTGATAGCGTGATTTCAGCCTGCGCCTTTTTTGAACTTGAACACACATCAGCTAGTACCACACATACTCTTGTTGCTAGCGACCCAAATGGATGGTGGTACGGTGCTATCTTGCCAAACAACAGAGCTATTATCAGCTTATGTACTGACGCAACGGAGTTAAAAACACAAAAGCTAACTTGCTATGAGAATTGGTTAAATTGTTTAAAAGCCAATAACTGGTTTTTTCAGCAATGCACAACGTTTTTGCAAGATAAAACAAAAACTCCTGTAAAGCTTTACGCTAAAGCGGCACCATCTGCCATTTTATCGAACGTGATTGGGCATAATTGGCTTGCTGTTGGGGACGCAGCATCAAGTTACGATTCGATTTCATCGGCAGGAATTACGAAATCGCTAAAGCACGCAGGTGTCGCGGCAAAAGCGGTAAAAAAGTGGCTTGAAGCACCACAAAAAGACTCTTTGGAAGACTATCAATCGCTGGTATTTAATGACTTTAATGCATTTATTTCATTGCATCAGCAACAATATCAACAAGGCGCAAATAAATACCCCAACGCCAAATTTTGGCAACGACGCTTAGTTCCTAACTAA
- a CDS encoding FG-GAP repeat domain-containing protein, producing MKIITALVVTLGFASTSSLANGKKDLFNEVAIETDLTLSHPVYPIDLLPNPGKELMLIGTHSGQQYIDIFAASEAQLYNRIKRVKVPDTMLGVDFTKWQDTTQQVYLFSSNGIYQLALDGPELVVPVVDTQTYLKKSGAQHLSKMEFVYNINDDQKADFFTTDLNHSYVHISDETGYQMAKVDLPARLEIEGHSAEIEPPRFAFFDTNEDNISELIGFENGLLNLLPSVGSNPGQAIKLRDDIMVDDWWHTKDADGDSLDQSNLVYRKLERVVDVNHDGIFDLVVRYTRSSGALDRQNDYEIYLGAIEQGKFIFQNQTNSLIQDEGTLTDLHLLDIDNDKQLEALVSGFDIGVSQIIGALLSGSVSQDVHLFYQNEKGEFNPKNKITREVELSFSLSKGRSGSPVVLFADVNGDGKKDWVLSDEQKAFNVYLANNKHSFSRRASKYKTTLPMQGRRVVTSDLNLDGKDDLVMSYGRLDDKNMRKTIKILFATS from the coding sequence ATGAAAATAATAACAGCATTAGTCGTTACTCTGGGATTTGCCAGTACATCGAGCTTGGCAAATGGCAAAAAAGATTTATTTAATGAAGTGGCAATAGAAACCGATCTAACCTTGTCACACCCTGTCTATCCAATAGATTTATTGCCTAATCCTGGCAAAGAATTAATGCTTATCGGCACACATAGCGGACAGCAATATATTGATATTTTTGCTGCATCAGAGGCTCAGCTATATAACCGCATAAAACGTGTAAAAGTGCCTGATACTATGCTTGGTGTTGATTTTACTAAGTGGCAAGATACCACGCAGCAGGTTTATTTATTTTCATCTAATGGTATTTATCAGTTAGCGCTTGACGGGCCTGAGCTAGTTGTGCCGGTTGTTGACACTCAAACCTACTTGAAAAAAAGTGGTGCACAACACCTAAGCAAAATGGAGTTTGTTTACAACATTAATGATGACCAAAAAGCGGACTTTTTCACGACAGATCTTAATCACAGTTATGTGCATATTTCTGATGAGACTGGCTATCAAATGGCCAAGGTTGATTTACCTGCACGACTAGAAATAGAAGGGCACAGTGCTGAAATTGAACCGCCTCGTTTTGCCTTTTTTGATACAAATGAAGACAACATTTCAGAGCTTATCGGTTTTGAAAATGGCTTATTGAATTTACTGCCGAGTGTCGGAAGCAACCCTGGTCAGGCGATAAAATTGCGCGATGATATTATGGTGGATGACTGGTGGCATACCAAAGATGCCGACGGTGATTCACTTGACCAAAGTAATTTAGTGTATCGCAAACTAGAGCGTGTTGTTGACGTTAATCACGATGGTATTTTTGATTTGGTGGTGCGTTATACACGAAGTAGCGGTGCGCTTGATAGGCAAAATGATTACGAAATCTACTTAGGTGCGATTGAGCAAGGAAAGTTTATCTTTCAAAACCAAACGAATTCGCTTATTCAAGATGAAGGCACATTAACCGATCTGCACTTGCTTGATATCGATAACGATAAACAACTAGAGGCTTTGGTGTCGGGTTTTGATATTGGCGTATCACAAATTATCGGTGCGTTGTTATCGGGGTCGGTATCTCAAGATGTGCATCTTTTTTATCAAAATGAAAAGGGCGAATTTAACCCAAAAAATAAAATTACACGAGAGGTTGAACTAAGTTTTAGTTTATCGAAAGGGCGCAGTGGCTCACCTGTAGTGCTGTTTGCCGATGTAAATGGTGATGGTAAAAAAGATTGGGTGCTGTCGGATGAACAAAAAGCGTTTAACGTGTATTTAGCTAATAATAAACATAGTTTTTCTCGTCGCGCGAGCAAGTATAAAACCACTTTGCCAATGCAAGGTCGCCGTGTTGTAACAAGCGACTTGAACTTAGATGGCAAAGACGATTTGGTAATGAGCTACGGTCGATTAGATGATAAAAATATGCGTAAAACCATAAAGATATTGTTTGCGACGAGCTAA